From the Macrobrachium nipponense isolate FS-2020 chromosome 9, ASM1510439v2, whole genome shotgun sequence genome, the window TATATTGAATAAATGAGTATGATATTTGACTTTTTTACGTAAATGAACATTTTGGCTCATATATACCTGAAGAAAATTGCAATTTTAGGCCTTTTGTAATACGAATTCAGTTATAATCTTTTGTGTCTGGCAAGCCAGTAATATAGCACTGTAAGAAAAAgttatattgaataaatattgaataaatgagtatgctattttacttttttacgtaaatgaacattttggctcatatacatatacctgtaGAAAATTGCGTTTTTAGGCCTTTTGTAATACGAATTCAGCTATAATCTTTTGTGTCTGGCAAGCCAGTACCCTTAGCAACACAAATAgccaaaaaaaccaaaatggtTTTCTGACCCCAAACCCTCCCTATCTGGCCCCCAGCCCGGGAGGTGGTCCCCTTAAGCTAGATAAAGGCAAGTTTGGTATACTATTAGCTCTGACCCCTACTCTGCATTAGCTCCTTATTCTTAATATTTTACATAGGAATTAATTTCCCTGTTTTTCAAGTATTGTAGCctacattttttattatcgtgGCGTGTTTTTTTATGAGTGATTCCTTGAGTATATATCTCTTCTTGGTAGTAGTTAATATTTTGTCTCCAAACATTGATATTAGTCCATTATGATTTCTGTATCTTCAGCTGCTTGAATGGTTTCGCTATATATCCCAGTAGGTGGTGTTAAAAAGTCTTTTGAGtttttttgccaatttttctttttgtatcttaagctatttattttatgttctttgaGAATATAGATAGTTGATTTGTCCcttttattccttgttttttttagtaGCTGTTCCTTCTCAATGAAAATTACTAATACATCTGCTTTTCTTTAGGTCCAGTTcacaatttcattatttcttcaaTGTGTTTACTTTCTCAATTGAGTGGGCAAGTTGCACAACACAGTTTTTTtgctaattcattcatttttcaaaccttttgctagttcctcccatatgtatgttattatttttaagaggACATTAGATCCTGTACAAACCTACtttaagctctttttttttttttttttttttccccaatttcTCATCTATCTCTCCAAATTTTACCTTTGGTTTATACCCCTCACATGCCTAGTTAACTGTGTACTGTGTTATCGAACTTCAATGACCCTACTAGCTTGCACCAAGAAAgaaaaagacctcaggtttactTACTTGAGAAAAATGCAGtttgtaaaaatttattttttaaaattaagattttttttttagattatacaaatgtaaataatgtTCCTTAATTCATGTATTAGATCTTGTTTCTGTCATAACAGGAGATGGAAGAAATATTGTGGTAAGTTAATACACTACATTCTATGTTTGTTAAGTTATGGAATTACCTGTGTTCAATTTTTATGCATATTATGCTTATAAAATTAAGATACCATTTCATGAGCCAGTTAGACTTGCTTAATGATAATAAACACCATATCTGATGTCTTGAAAATATTTGGCTCGGTTTTATATGTCCAAAATGTTATCACATTAAATGCGTACTCCTTTTTTGCATGGATATTAGAGATAAAGGAGACAGTATTTGAGATCAGCAACAGCCAAAACTTTCAACTTACATTTGAAATTTAATCGCCTAAATTAAAATGTTAATGTCAGCATTTACTTTAGTACTGGATTAATGATATGATCCATTCCAATTATACTCAAGGATTTTTCTCCCAAATTTCAGAATCATAATTAATACAGCCTATAAAACTATTCTTACAGATGAAAGCTTTTATATGAATGGCATATATGTAACTACATAAAGGTACAGGCTTCTTTTCATAATTGCATAAGTTTGAACTAGCAAACTCCACTGTTGAATCTGTTATAACATGATACAAAAGATTGCTGGTTGAGTTCTGTTAATAGATATAAAAGAGTCTGAGTTAGTTTTGTTAATATACAGTAGTTGAAACTTTGGGAAGATTGGTTTGACCATTTCCGTATATGTAGCATTGTAATAGTTCACTCATATTTTCATCTCATGTTTAGTAGCTTTCTCCTATTGAAGACTTTCACAAACCTATctgatttttttagttattcatcTAGGATTTATCTATTGTTATTCACAGAACCTAACGGTCATGAATGATATGGAGTGGCTCTGTACAAGGCTggttattttttagaatgaaaaatattgttttataaatCTTCATGTACTACTCTGTATAattctttcttttaataaatttaaatatttttcagggAACTCTTAAGGGCTTTGATCAGACAGTAAACCTTATTATGGATGAATGTCATGAAAGAGTGTATAGTTCTCATCGAGGGGTGGAGCAAGTTATTTTAGGTCTCTATATTGTCAGAGGTGATAATGTGTAAGTATTTTCAATgaattatgttattgttataatacaattaagtttgttcatacttacctggcagatatatatatagctgtattttctgaagtccgacagaatttaaaaattcgcggcacacgcagtgggcggccaggtggtagtacccattcccgccgctgggaggcggggaaTATCAGGAACTAGTTCccatttttcttcattcatatttttaatcagtgccactgtctcctgaggggaggtgggtgggcactttaattatatatatctgccaggtaagtatgaacaaacttaattgtattataacaataacattttgttcatgaaacttacctgacagatatatatatagctgaatcccaccttcggatggtgggaagagacagaataggatttttgggaaactaaattaagtagatgatatacatcttggttcctgacctgttagcatagccgacttcgtgattactgtcaccaaagtctgcttctgcgttactagagttgccagcgaggtagagacctgtaatgctggtgcgctctagatgatctgtcaacgggggcgtgaccacaatgtgactagaccatatgaccatacttctgagggcaccgaagctaaaaccaccacctgacctaacctatcaaagttagttccataacttctaggctaaagaaaaggaacgcgcctcaagcgaccaacccttcaaagttaaaagcacacctatcccttttctataggataggattcgtgttgcttcttgcacccaataatatatctacggatatgtatggtcctagcgacttacggatctgaagtcgtcttcacatccctcgGGAgggtgaagcgaacacagagttgcttcgctaaagcgtggcatcaggatgttactgagtgtcatgctctgttgaaatgcttccgaggccgcgcccacCCTAAcccctcttgagcattcatattaagaaaaaatctcaaatctttatgcaaacataatgaatgagacctcttaaaagaactccttggctataatgccagggtgttcttggacatgaaccagtctggtctttttacggaacaccgcagattgtcgggagtgtgaagcgaacccacccaagttgcttcgcaaaagcgtggcactcaggatgttactgatgtcatgctctgttgaaatgcttccgaggccgcgccctcacctcttgagcattgatattaagaaaaaatctcaaatctttatgcaaacataatgaatgagacctcttaaaagaactccttggctatcatgccagggtgttcttggacatgaactagtctggtctttttacggaacaccgcagattgtctgttgaccttgactttctatagttttatcaagataaaacttgagagaccctacagggcacaggactctctaatgcccttgccaataatttgtgccatacccttggtctccaagccttcgggtcaatggttagacaggttttcgttcttatcaagaacggaaggcttagcggacagaccgcattatgtcctttaaagccaaaacctctgatgatggctaaaacctcactaaccctccttgccgtggctagagcggttagaatattagcctttctggtcacgtgtattaagttcgcagaaaggataggttcgaaatgcttttggcatcagaaactcagactacgtctaagttccatgccggaacctttgatccagagaatttcaagatctccacagacctcaaagatcatgaagctttgttgttttgacagaaccgaatctctgagcctagaggctgtcaacaacatatttgcatattctacaaaacagttaggacttctatcttatctcatacttcatacggaaagatagaaccataacgaaattcacgagaggtcgaggtggaggaacagtcatttcccttcactatctccagaaacggccctccgattgaaaactgacaaataggcagcactgctttgccttggccaagagactgccattaatcttgaagctcttatcgcttctcgatagtctgaacgccttcagagtcAGAgcggagagatattagatacttcactaagtgacgatgttagattacacagattctctcgggaagggtctttggacaattctctgaattacctgacctctgtgaatccaacctcttagaggccaacatgtggcgactaaagctaatcctctaggatcatgaataagggaacaacttaagaggaagctccttcgtcttcaatattacgaaaaaacttaacgaaaggacgccctcagtctctcctcactttcgacatacttctaagtgaggattattcagacgtcagtagttgttgccttcgatcgagaagacccgcacggacgtgcactagtttaacgaacctcttgaggatcgttacgtttccGTGCCAAGCCcataaccattctctcttctcgagctatgagagagctgagaaattatccgagatgatttggggccactcgatccaaactcacccttcgaggaactggagagccgaccaatttggcttccaattctttcagacaatgtgccagaacatctgttctctgttcggatgtctggcacctctcgctatcacccgaggtgatcctcaagccgtgagagaaaattagaattcaagatcttttgatgttattccaatttcttcgtgaggaaaatttgtagaggtctgaattgctgtttattcagggaaaacaagcttctccagcgaggaaatggtccccagcaaactcatccattccctcactcagctgctccttccctaaataagggcTGCGCTTTTgcataagcatgagagcattattatagtgctatgccgcggtagattcgtacagaatgttaccgtgcggtaaacccgcacctaacaagtataagagatatcttgttgaaattttctaagtaaacggcaggtatgatcattcaagattactagaaatttcctcaacccgaggctaaaatccatgattgtagggcagagagacggtttatttcagccattcccgcaggagagagacgtaaccaaccgcgcatgacaccgagctagccggtactgagtagatcacagtaacagcagcttGATCATTGTATCGCcactatgtgcctgagttgccagctactcctttacgaagggataggtatgaattatcgagccaaaggaggaaaatctcaagcaggcatattttaaacgaaacaaaattcgctaaatacagaagctgagttgatgttgcagttcaattagaatacttctcgtctaaaagtcgcaatccgtagaataactaggatatgcgccgcccacccctcggacaattcaactgcttagtagaatcatgttcGCGatggttaatatacgtagtatatttatttttgagtattcCTGGAacaaacgatctccatcctaaattctttccttcaagaaaataaaataaggattggagatcgaccaccttcgattcTCTATcaaaaaaagagtgaaggagaagtcttcctcgaaggaaaagcttcaatggtgaacagaatactatctgcctgagttgccagctactcctttacgAAGGAAATAGGTATGATTATCGagcaaaggaaactctcaagcaggcctatttaaacgaaacagaattcgctaaatacagaagctgagttggtgttgtcgtaacaatacctgaagagttgttcttactccgaaaactcttggaaggttgaagggagtgtcaaataaatacatatttgaacaacagttctttcggcttctatccgcagaggtaaatacatatgcgtatatgactcgaccaatgcgttagcaaaatgacgcaaagataaactacgtaagtattttgtagtaatttgaacagttgaattctctactacatctttcctgacgaggaagagagaaagaaaggaaaacgactgtccacgttcaatgaacgagacttttaaaagaactccttgactctttgccaagactcttttccaagaaaagggagtaacattcgaatagagatcatcaagagagaaccgtggatcgaaaaagaccgttcaatgttcttatgatattggacaaaagacttcctggatagtctacaagtcttttctcaattaaccccggatgagcctctgaaaatgaatgagagctcttccgaaatttgttaatgagtttgtATCCgattaaacgataaaaacgttaaaatctatgtcaatgagaactacccctttatgaggggtcccccacttaaatgacaatgggaaaacgtcctgacttgacaaaactattagcactttgctaatagggggaaaaaaaggggaaaaccctttaacatgaccgacaaagtcacccaggaatccgagtatataatcttcccgattctcaaagaaatcgatgaagaggaaagagggatcgaagaaaaaattcgggtatgtctctccgctaactccgaatccttttaaaaatttctgtaaagaaatgtcctcaacagcaaataagacgccttcaacaagtcttttctctcgcaaagcgtcctgccgagcttcacCGAAGCGtccctggcgaatgtccacaaaagcgtcctgctgagcgtcctgctgagcgtcctgctgagcgtcctcaaaagcgtcctgctgagcgtcctgccgagcgtcctcaaaagcgtcctgcttagcgtcctggaaagcgtcctgctgagcgtcctcaaaaaacgtcctgcttagctacgagcgtgtctgagcagagaacaccaagtcttctaacgaacgtttcagagaggaactcgttgagcgccttgatgcatgcaaggcccgccaagaggcgtcctggcgagcgaccttgccaacatctcaatgttatgacgaaccgcgttttgcgtatgacattgaatatttttaagggacgtcctcatgcgagtctccatggagagccgcacgctgctcctgaagagtgtgaacactaaaggaagacgtatggcttttcgtcttccgcaaggtgcttgccgagcgtcctggagaatgtctctacttataggacgtcgagcacctccaaaagcttcctcacgtctaaattgcccttcttatgccgaccagagacataagtggTTTGACTGTGCCAAAGCAGCTTGatggccgtcaaacttatcagcttgctttatcgaagtaaagcgaacgttacataacgtatacggagcgcaatgaggagaggagacgaatactgagttgctcctccaaaaggtggaatcaagaatgtccttgattaccaaattcttttggaatgctagcgaggttgaaacagctctaacttcatgagcgttcactcgcaggaggctcaaatcactcttctggcaagatgaaatgaacctccttaataatatAAGTGATATACATGAGCGTTTCATATACATGAGCGATCACTCGCAGGAGgttcaaatcactcttctggcaagattgaatgagcctccttaataatgtatacatgatgtatacatgagcggtcactcgcaggagtctcaaatcactcttctggcaagatgaatgagcctccttaataatgtataaatgatatatacaggAGCGTtatctcgcaggaggctcaaatcactcttctggaagatgaatgagcctccttaaatgtccccttagaaaaagagccagtgcattcttctaaaagggaaaatgtggtctctttactctttcatcctctcgtgacgagagagaggacgtgaagcgtcctcttctctaaaagcttctttagggggcgcgagtccttccgagaactccaaacccctgtgtggggaggacgcacCTCGGAGGAACGaggaagcaatccttcaagattcgtgcatgtgcacgatctttagcagcctgggaagagtcaacaggttctgccgaagggacgccagatcggtgggagcccccgtaaccctcttgcggctttcgacatgccctctccctgagtcctgggagtccgacagaggtccaggcctagaggcattatggggccgatctgacgccccctccacaacacaaggggcactacacttcacaacactgattggagagcgagcactttagtctaagatttacttgatgtaatcctttagcagacacttattctaggctcgtaagccataccacagggttaggcaaaataaaatctacaggaggttagaaggttcattatttctaacttctgtttactgtggaggaaaactcctgattctaacacgctctaaaatgcgtaaatgaatcctccttcttccgtaatcagtcacacattacactaattaccttatgcaaagaaaacatgtaaacgtcatatatactaagcgagtgtctaccgaaagttacggtagcctcaccttaccatgcagacaacaaagtctgaaactaggctaactagcttcagacatcaaatgcaatgaaaaaatttacgatagcgtatgcctagccacaaatccaagttaataatcgaaagaataattaggatacttaagtggctaatgaagtttcaaaatcctaggcggaggtctgtaaacagttgttttgtacatggaacttacccagcagatatatacttagctatagactccgtcgtccccgacagaaattcgaatttcgcggcacacgctgcaggtaggtcaggtgatctaccgcccctgccgctgggtggcaggaatagaacgattaccgttctagaaccagattttctctgtcgcggtagtgtcaacatacgttgttgctacctcctgacttgattttcgtttttcatcgccatcgaccttctgggctgtcttctGCAGGAAGTActggtctttggtttggcatacgcttttattaactttttaatgaatttggcttcgaaatttcgaagaatatattacgtgaaactaccgaattttttcggtagacacttatattttgcaataagggaaatattagattttttttttttcactaata encodes:
- the LOC135218491 gene encoding U6 snRNA-associated Sm-like protein LSm8, whose amino-acid sequence is MANALESYVNHLVSVITGDGRNIVGTLKGFDQTVNLIMDECHERVYSSHRGVEQVILGLYIVRGDNVALIGEVDEDLDARLDLENIRAEPLNECKT